One Erysipelothrix amsterdamensis DNA window includes the following coding sequences:
- the rplU gene encoding 50S ribosomal protein L21, which produces MYAIIETGGKQVLVEKDQTIFVEKLDVQEGEEIVFETVVAVKNRTLKVGTPYVKGATVTAKVEKHGKGKKITIFKYKAKKGSTRKKQGHRQPYTKLVVTEINAG; this is translated from the coding sequence ATGTACGCAATTATTGAAACAGGTGGAAAACAAGTTTTAGTTGAAAAGGATCAAACAATTTTCGTTGAAAAATTGGATGTTCAAGAAGGTGAAGAAATTGTTTTTGAAACAGTTGTTGCTGTTAAAAACCGCACACTTAAAGTTGGTACTCCATACGTTAAAGGTGCTACTGTAACTGCTAAAGTTGAAAAACATGGAAAAGGTAAGAAAATTACTATCTTCAAGTATAAAGCTAAAAAAGGTTCAACACGTAAAAAACAAGGTCATCGTCAACCGTATACTAAGTTAGTTGTAACTGAAATTAACGCAGGATAG